The following are encoded in a window of Collinsella aerofaciens genomic DNA:
- a CDS encoding MATE family efflux transporter, with protein MADTVSKHIDMTTGSLWRNIPLFAFPVAATSILEQLSNLIATVIIGNFSGDQGTLAMAAVGSNVPLTSLMLNLFIGMSLGSNVVIANAIGRNDQNMVKRAVHTSILMALVGFVVIALGEIFAEPMLAALNVPAETMPLASLYLRVFLLSMPSILLYNFEAAIFRSVGITRMPLQALAVSTVLNIGLDLIFVPVLHWGVAGVAIATAIAYTVSAATLFIRLLKTDSVVRVTLRDLAIDPVALKRIVKIGLPAGIQSAVFAVANIIIQSAINSLGTEVMAASSAAMSLEYVCYNLLNSFSQACTTFVGQNHGARQIDRCTKTLKVCLVEGGIVALTTIIVIVGLGREILSLFNSDPNIVSIGYIRVCSIFPAYAFSMFYENMSGYLRGFGISLTPALITMICVCGIRFYWVFCVFPHFRTFANIMMVYPISLGTTAFFMVVAVLLCHPARTYRATQAKATAR; from the coding sequence CCCGTGGCCGCCACGAGCATCTTGGAGCAGCTGTCAAACCTCATCGCCACGGTCATCATCGGTAACTTCTCGGGCGACCAGGGAACCCTCGCCATGGCGGCGGTCGGCTCCAATGTTCCGCTTACCAGTCTTATGCTCAACCTGTTTATTGGCATGTCGCTTGGCTCCAACGTGGTCATCGCCAACGCTATCGGCCGCAACGATCAGAACATGGTCAAACGCGCCGTCCATACCTCGATTTTAATGGCGCTCGTGGGCTTTGTCGTCATCGCACTGGGCGAGATCTTTGCCGAGCCCATGCTCGCCGCGCTCAACGTTCCCGCCGAGACCATGCCGCTCGCTTCGCTCTACCTGCGCGTCTTTTTGCTGAGCATGCCCTCGATCTTGCTCTACAACTTTGAGGCCGCGATCTTCCGCTCCGTCGGCATCACCCGCATGCCGCTGCAGGCGCTTGCCGTGTCCACCGTCCTCAACATTGGCCTGGATCTCATCTTTGTCCCCGTACTCCACTGGGGCGTCGCGGGCGTCGCCATCGCCACCGCCATCGCCTACACCGTCAGTGCCGCTACACTCTTTATCCGCCTGCTCAAGACCGACTCCGTCGTCCGCGTCACCCTACGCGACCTGGCTATCGACCCCGTCGCCCTCAAGCGCATCGTCAAGATCGGCCTGCCCGCCGGCATCCAAAGCGCCGTCTTTGCCGTCGCCAACATCATCATCCAGTCTGCCATCAACAGCCTGGGCACCGAAGTCATGGCGGCATCGAGCGCCGCCATGAGTCTAGAGTATGTGTGCTACAACCTGCTCAACAGCTTTAGCCAGGCTTGCACCACCTTTGTGGGACAAAACCACGGTGCCCGCCAGATCGACCGCTGCACCAAAACGCTCAAGGTCTGCCTGGTCGAAGGTGGTATCGTCGCGCTCACCACAATTATCGTTATTGTCGGCTTGGGGCGCGAGATCCTATCGCTGTTCAACAGCGATCCCAATATCGTCTCGATCGGCTATATCCGCGTGTGCTCGATCTTCCCGGCGTACGCCTTTAGCATGTTCTACGAAAACATGTCAGGCTACCTGCGCGGCTTTGGTATCTCGCTCACGCCCGCCCTCATCACCATGATCTGCGTCTGTGGCATCCGCTTCTATTGGGTGTTCTGCGTGTTCCCGCACTTCCGCACCTTTGCGAACATCATGATGGTCTATCCCATCAGCCTGGGCACCACGGCGTTCTTTATGGTCGTGGCGGTACTACTCTGCCACCCGGCACGCACCTATCGCGCCACCCAAGCCAAAGCGACAGCCCGCTAA
- a CDS encoding SDR family NAD(P)-dependent oxidoreductase yields the protein MRVLITGASGGIGAACVQRFLDEGHEVVGFDLLPAAIEHERYRHLIVDVREPNSFPGDIEPQVIVNVAGTQDSADDIAANLRGTINVTERYAFVGEGLAAKPAPAIKSVVNVGSASGHTGSEFPAYAASKGGVIAYTKNLANRLAPQAIANSVDPGGVITPLNRCVMEDEHLWNQIMELTPLKRWATAQEIAEWIYFVGVTNRFMTGQSLLIDGGEAGRTQFIWPE from the coding sequence ATGCGGGTTTTGATCACGGGCGCTTCGGGCGGTATCGGAGCCGCGTGCGTGCAGCGCTTTTTGGACGAGGGCCACGAGGTCGTGGGCTTTGACCTGCTGCCGGCGGCGATCGAACACGAGCGCTACCGCCATCTGATCGTTGATGTACGCGAGCCTAACTCGTTTCCAGGCGATATTGAACCCCAGGTAATCGTGAACGTTGCCGGTACGCAGGATTCGGCCGACGACATCGCCGCCAACCTGCGTGGCACCATCAACGTGACCGAGCGCTATGCCTTTGTGGGGGAGGGGCTTGCCGCCAAGCCGGCGCCGGCTATTAAATCCGTGGTCAATGTGGGGTCGGCGAGCGGGCATACGGGATCGGAGTTTCCCGCCTATGCCGCCAGCAAGGGCGGCGTTATCGCCTACACCAAGAACCTTGCAAACCGCCTGGCACCGCAGGCCATCGCCAACAGTGTGGACCCGGGCGGCGTTATCACGCCGCTCAACCGTTGTGTGATGGAAGACGAGCACCTGTGGAACCAGATTATGGAGCTCACACCGCTTAAGCGCTGGGCAACCGCCCAAGAGATCGCCGAGTGGATCTACTTTGTGGGCGTGACCAACCGGTTTATGACCGGGCAGAGTCTGTTGATCGATGGCGGCGAGGCTGGCCGCACACAATTTATTTGGCCCGAATAG
- a CDS encoding LysR family transcriptional regulator, whose protein sequence is MASRYQIVCMVVDRGSLKGAADELGYTQSAVSQAVKALERELGTTLIERGKQGVSLTRDGKQYLPYLRQIVTAEAELEGKRQELLGLSSTDIRIATFTNVSRTVLPRVIRDFGALHPGVRFTLKQGDYTRNAQWVHDGVVDFCFTARGFTAGLEKRVVYHDELVALLPAAHPLTAKEKVTLADLASEPFVLLDEGEQSLVLDAFATHGLSPHVTSEVTDDYTIMAMVEEGLGVSMLYRRTVEGMRADIRVRPIVHAPSRDVVAAWRSWDTMPIATRRFIDYMSSHIVN, encoded by the coding sequence ATGGCATCGCGGTATCAGATTGTTTGTATGGTAGTCGATCGCGGCAGCCTTAAAGGCGCGGCGGACGAGCTGGGCTATACGCAAAGCGCGGTGAGCCAAGCCGTCAAGGCACTCGAGCGCGAGCTGGGTACCACGCTTATCGAGCGCGGAAAGCAGGGCGTTTCGCTTACGCGCGACGGTAAACAATATCTGCCGTACCTGCGCCAGATTGTGACCGCCGAGGCCGAGCTCGAGGGCAAGCGCCAGGAGCTGCTGGGGCTTTCGTCGACCGACATTCGCATCGCGACGTTTACCAACGTGAGTCGTACCGTGCTGCCGCGTGTGATCCGCGACTTTGGTGCGCTGCACCCGGGCGTACGCTTCACCCTCAAGCAGGGCGATTACACGCGCAACGCTCAATGGGTGCACGATGGCGTGGTTGATTTTTGTTTTACAGCACGCGGATTTACCGCTGGGCTCGAGAAGCGCGTCGTCTATCACGACGAGTTGGTAGCATTGTTGCCGGCCGCGCATCCGCTGACGGCAAAGGAAAAGGTGACACTCGCTGACCTGGCGTCCGAGCCGTTTGTGCTGCTGGATGAGGGCGAACAGAGTCTGGTACTCGATGCATTCGCAACGCACGGGCTGTCGCCGCACGTGACGAGTGAGGTGACCGACGACTACACCATCATGGCGATGGTGGAGGAGGGCCTAGGCGTGAGCATGCTGTATCGCCGTACCGTTGAGGGCATGCGAGCCGATATTCGTGTGCGGCCCATCGTGCATGCCCCCTCGCGCGACGTGGTGGCCGCCTGGCGCAGCTGGGACACCATGCCCATCGCCACGAGGCGCTTTATCGACTATATGAGCTCACATATTGTCAATTAA
- a CDS encoding uracil-DNA glycosylase, translated as MDAATRDRNIATWLGDAPQPVRDTTNQLLERIALLRAEQTIYPAQDDILNALAYTPADQVKVVILGQDPYHGPNQAMGLSFSVAATQTKLPPSLRNIYKELKADLGCPIPATGDLTPWAQQGVLLLNTTLTVREHAANSHAKLGWNTLTDYIIERCCQLPQPVVFLAWGRFAQQMVEGKLVATGAVKATDKFCLASTHPSPLSANRATAELPAFIGSRPFSAANRLLEQHGLTPVNWTCLG; from the coding sequence ATGGACGCCGCGACCCGCGACCGCAACATAGCAACTTGGTTGGGCGATGCGCCGCAGCCGGTACGTGACACTACGAACCAGCTGCTCGAGCGTATCGCCCTTTTGCGTGCCGAGCAGACCATCTACCCGGCACAAGACGACATCCTCAATGCCCTCGCCTACACGCCGGCCGACCAGGTCAAAGTTGTCATCTTGGGTCAGGACCCCTATCACGGACCCAACCAGGCAATGGGACTGTCGTTCTCGGTCGCCGCGACGCAAACCAAGTTGCCACCGAGCCTGCGCAACATCTATAAGGAACTCAAAGCCGATCTGGGTTGTCCCATTCCCGCCACGGGAGATCTAACACCATGGGCACAACAGGGCGTCCTGCTCCTCAACACTACGCTCACCGTGCGCGAGCATGCCGCTAACTCGCACGCCAAGCTTGGCTGGAACACGCTCACCGACTACATTATCGAACGCTGCTGCCAGCTGCCCCAACCGGTCGTCTTTTTGGCATGGGGCCGCTTTGCCCAGCAGATGGTCGAAGGTAAGCTCGTCGCAACTGGTGCGGTCAAGGCAACCGATAAGTTCTGTCTGGCCTCCACGCACCCCTCGCCGCTTTCGGCCAACCGTGCCACGGCAGAACTCCCCGCTTTTATAGGGTCGCGCCCCTTCTCGGCAGCCAATCGGCTACTCGAACAGCACGGCTTGACCCCCGTCAACTGGACTTGCCTCGGCTAA
- a CDS encoding VUT family protein: MIKKVMEDYKVLLRSIPAATVSLFFVSVIMMNLLANKELISLPYLALDCGFVVSWVSFLCQDMICKRFGAKASIKISILALLVNLAVSLCFWTCSLTPGMWGAYYDTGMIEVNNALNATIGGTWYVVLGSSLAMLVSAVVNSTLNQSLGRMLKKNNFASFAFRSYVSTGVGQFIDNLVFAIVVSHTFFGWTWVQVLMCSLTGAVAELLCEVFLSPVGYKVVRGWERENVGSEYLERHATA; this comes from the coding sequence GTGATCAAGAAGGTCATGGAGGACTACAAGGTCCTGCTGCGGAGCATTCCCGCGGCAACGGTTTCGCTGTTTTTCGTGAGCGTCATCATGATGAACCTGCTGGCCAACAAAGAGCTTATCAGCCTGCCGTATCTGGCACTCGACTGCGGCTTTGTGGTGAGCTGGGTTTCTTTTTTGTGCCAGGACATGATCTGCAAGCGTTTTGGCGCCAAGGCGTCCATTAAAATCTCTATCCTCGCGCTGCTGGTCAACCTCGCTGTCAGCCTGTGCTTTTGGACGTGCTCGCTCACGCCCGGCATGTGGGGCGCTTACTACGACACGGGCATGATCGAGGTCAACAACGCCCTTAACGCCACCATCGGCGGCACCTGGTACGTGGTGTTGGGCTCTTCGCTGGCAATGCTCGTTTCTGCCGTGGTTAACTCCACGCTCAACCAGTCGCTCGGCCGTATGCTCAAAAAGAATAACTTTGCGAGCTTCGCCTTCCGCTCCTATGTGTCTACGGGCGTTGGCCAGTTTATCGACAACCTGGTCTTTGCCATTGTGGTGAGCCACACGTTCTTTGGTTGGACCTGGGTGCAGGTCCTTATGTGCTCGCTGACGGGTGCCGTCGCCGAGCTGCTGTGCGAAGTCTTCCTGAGCCCCGTGGGCTACAAGGTTGTGCGCGGCTGGGAGCGCGAGAATGTGGGCTCCGAGTACCTCGAGCGCCACGCAACCGCCTAA
- a CDS encoding DMT family transporter: MDRKKAIALSFSVPVAWGFSYPLMKIGMDSMNATSIVALRCIIAFVACLLLFHKRAFRINRDLMVRAAIIGAIMATELTCMCLGSSLTSASTAGFLQSLTVVIVPFANAALLRRAPERKVLVGTAIVTCGMLLLSGADFTSLNPGAIIMLLSAFVYAGHIIVAKRFVEDVNPLALGVWQLGFGGLFSGIAAFTFGGFTLPGTPNEIVVVFALALICSAYGFITQTLVQPHVPAETTGFAFSLEPVCSAVFSFFLVGEVLSPIAFFGAALILTGVMVATVELPRLRAHGQARMAGAPEHVS, from the coding sequence ATGGATCGCAAAAAAGCAATCGCGCTCTCATTTTCCGTTCCCGTCGCATGGGGCTTTTCGTATCCCCTCATGAAGATCGGTATGGACAGCATGAATGCCACGAGTATCGTCGCGCTACGCTGCATCATCGCCTTTGTGGCCTGCCTGCTGCTCTTCCACAAGCGCGCGTTCCGTATCAACCGCGACCTTATGGTCCGCGCCGCCATCATCGGCGCCATTATGGCAACCGAGCTCACCTGCATGTGCCTGGGCTCCAGCCTCACCTCCGCCTCCACTGCCGGCTTTTTGCAGAGCCTGACGGTCGTGATCGTGCCGTTTGCCAACGCCGCCCTGCTGCGCCGCGCCCCCGAACGCAAAGTGCTTGTCGGCACCGCCATCGTCACCTGCGGCATGCTGCTGCTCTCGGGCGCCGACTTTACCAGCCTGAATCCCGGCGCGATCATCATGCTGCTCTCCGCTTTTGTCTATGCCGGCCATATCATTGTGGCGAAGCGCTTTGTCGAAGATGTCAATCCGCTTGCTCTGGGTGTTTGGCAGCTGGGCTTTGGCGGCCTGTTCTCTGGCATCGCCGCATTCACCTTTGGCGGCTTCACGCTTCCCGGCACGCCTAACGAGATCGTCGTTGTCTTCGCGCTCGCACTCATCTGCTCTGCCTACGGCTTTATCACCCAGACGCTCGTGCAGCCCCACGTGCCCGCCGAGACCACCGGCTTCGCTTTCTCACTCGAGCCGGTCTGCTCTGCCGTCTTCTCCTTCTTCCTGGTCGGCGAGGTCCTAAGCCCCATCGCCTTCTTTGGCGCCGCCCTCATCCTCACCGGCGTCATGGTAGCAACCGTCGAGCTTCCGCGCCTCCGCGCACATGGACAGGCTCGCATGGCAGGAGCGCCCGAGCACGTCTCGTAG